The Lysobacter capsici genome has a segment encoding these proteins:
- a CDS encoding polysaccharide pyruvyl transferase family protein, whose product MPTDRPARRIVTVGFKGNFGDDLTERLLGELFGIECQHVPEVERGMESWVVVGSILSLANQHSNVLGAGFMLAEQCLYVDHKPKRIVSVRGNLSRAVLEGNGIACPKVYGDLGLFVRYLGCARQFVVPKYKLGLIPHYVEKDHPLVSLFGKMDGVKVIDIQAGIDQVIADIQDCETCLSSSLHGLIACDSLGVPNRWMQLSDGVVGAGFKFYDYFSSCGRKRETPFFLLKGKTVEQIAKAVRKRYRFEFDFPAYLDRMPFEPVIGHGND is encoded by the coding sequence ATGCCTACTGATCGACCAGCACGGCGCATTGTAACCGTCGGTTTCAAGGGCAACTTCGGCGACGATCTGACCGAGCGCTTGCTGGGGGAGTTGTTCGGCATCGAGTGCCAGCATGTGCCGGAGGTCGAGCGCGGCATGGAAAGCTGGGTGGTAGTGGGATCGATTCTTTCGCTGGCGAATCAACACAGCAATGTGCTCGGAGCGGGCTTCATGCTCGCCGAGCAATGCCTGTACGTGGATCACAAGCCCAAGCGGATCGTCTCGGTGCGCGGTAACTTGAGCCGCGCGGTGCTGGAGGGCAATGGCATCGCCTGCCCGAAGGTCTATGGCGACCTGGGCCTGTTCGTGCGGTATCTGGGCTGCGCGCGACAATTCGTGGTGCCGAAGTACAAGCTCGGCCTGATCCCCCACTACGTGGAGAAAGATCATCCTCTGGTCTCGTTGTTCGGCAAGATGGATGGAGTGAAAGTAATCGATATCCAGGCCGGGATCGATCAGGTGATTGCCGATATCCAGGACTGCGAGACCTGCTTGTCCAGTTCGCTGCATGGCTTGATCGCTTGCGATTCGTTGGGGGTTCCAAATCGCTGGATGCAGTTATCCGATGGCGTGGTCGGAGCCGGTTTCAAGTTTTACGACTATTTTTCCTCGTGCGGGCGTAAGCGCGAGACACCGTTCTTCCTGCTCAAGGGCAAGACTGTCGAGCAGATCGCCAAAGCGGTGCGCAAGCGTTACCGGTTCGAGTTCGATTTCCCGGCGTATCTGGACCGCATGCCGTTCGAACCGGTGATCGGGCACGGAAATGACTGA
- a CDS encoding glycoside hydrolase family 99-like domain-containing protein: protein MNSKKESAKQLLKTVTAAADRISSDGFFGCVEGLKHSNEITGWAVDASDTGRMLSIGIYADDELLGRAYCTENRADIAALLGRTAKSGFTYPVALLEIPARLQGEQAESIPLVFKIEDASACLPFLPGQEVDLKAVGAHMRARSVPQSETQIRAEVDRYVEELALPATSDAKVKAIAFYLPQYHPVPENDEWWGPGFTEWTNVTQARPAFQDHYQPRIPGELGFYDLRLAEVREAQARLAREHGIHGFCYYYYWFAGRRILERPLNDMLSSGSPDFPFCICWANETWSRRWDGSEHEVLLKQEHTQGNDIAFIRDVIPILKDPRYITIAGAPLLLIYRTTLFPDMKATADVWRRICAEEGLPHIHLCAVESFGFNDPYSIGFDSSVQFPPHGISASEIAASLKGLDKDFEGHVFDYEEVVQNELVAPQPGYKRYRGVMLSWDNSARRKNKAHMFHKATPAAYELWMRAAVQWTRDHHVPQEQLVFINAWNEWAEGTHLEPDVKHGRAYLEATMRALSGLSEWQTLIQYAQAKGGLSGDDLHDWLAEIQARFAHAERIEAHAQRLISRNHGLTDGGTVMSDTVPYMMDFLPLVPAARANFDRIGALAGDMKVVVVRRSADLFVEGWCVHPEVEVGNRTVSYLVMESLKGKGRNYAPIFGRQVREDVVVAFSGLSASSTRYSGFRAYVDITRLEPGEYRIGIVQVAAESFSLNYADGVIRVV from the coding sequence ATGAACAGCAAAAAAGAGAGCGCAAAGCAATTGCTGAAAACCGTAACGGCCGCGGCCGACCGGATCAGTTCGGATGGATTCTTCGGCTGCGTGGAGGGCTTGAAGCATTCCAATGAGATCACCGGCTGGGCGGTGGATGCCAGCGATACCGGTCGCATGCTGTCGATCGGCATATACGCCGATGATGAATTGCTGGGTCGGGCCTACTGCACCGAGAACCGGGCCGATATCGCGGCTCTGCTGGGCCGGACCGCGAAGTCTGGTTTCACCTATCCGGTAGCGTTGCTCGAGATTCCCGCCCGCCTTCAGGGCGAACAGGCCGAGTCGATCCCCCTGGTCTTCAAGATAGAAGACGCATCCGCGTGCCTACCGTTCCTGCCTGGGCAGGAGGTGGACCTCAAGGCCGTCGGTGCCCACATGCGCGCCAGATCTGTTCCGCAATCAGAAACCCAGATACGCGCAGAAGTCGATCGCTACGTCGAGGAACTGGCGTTGCCCGCAACCAGCGATGCCAAGGTCAAGGCCATCGCGTTCTACCTGCCCCAATACCATCCGGTGCCCGAGAACGACGAATGGTGGGGGCCGGGCTTCACTGAATGGACCAACGTCACCCAGGCCAGGCCGGCGTTCCAGGATCACTATCAGCCGCGAATTCCCGGTGAGCTGGGTTTCTACGACCTGCGCCTGGCCGAGGTGCGCGAAGCGCAGGCGCGGTTGGCGCGAGAGCACGGCATCCACGGGTTTTGCTACTACTACTATTGGTTCGCCGGACGCAGGATCCTCGAGCGCCCGTTGAACGACATGCTCAGTTCGGGCTCGCCAGATTTTCCGTTCTGCATCTGCTGGGCCAACGAAACCTGGTCAAGGCGTTGGGACGGATCGGAACATGAGGTGCTGCTCAAGCAGGAACACACCCAGGGCAACGATATCGCCTTCATCCGCGATGTCATTCCGATCCTCAAGGACCCGCGCTACATCACCATCGCCGGCGCTCCGCTGTTGCTGATCTACCGCACTACGTTGTTCCCGGACATGAAGGCGACCGCGGACGTGTGGCGGCGAATCTGCGCTGAGGAAGGTCTGCCGCACATACATTTATGTGCGGTGGAGTCGTTCGGGTTCAACGACCCGTACTCCATCGGATTCGATTCCTCAGTGCAGTTCCCGCCGCACGGCATAAGCGCCAGCGAAATCGCCGCCTCGCTGAAAGGCCTGGACAAGGACTTCGAAGGGCATGTTTTCGATTACGAAGAAGTAGTTCAGAACGAACTCGTCGCGCCGCAGCCGGGCTACAAGCGTTATCGCGGGGTCATGCTGTCCTGGGACAACTCGGCGCGCCGAAAGAACAAAGCGCACATGTTCCACAAGGCCACTCCCGCTGCCTACGAACTTTGGATGCGCGCCGCGGTTCAGTGGACCCGGGACCATCATGTTCCGCAGGAGCAGCTGGTTTTCATCAACGCGTGGAACGAGTGGGCGGAAGGCACTCACCTGGAACCCGATGTCAAGCACGGGCGCGCGTATCTGGAAGCGACGATGCGGGCGTTGTCCGGTCTGAGCGAGTGGCAGACGTTGATTCAGTACGCGCAAGCCAAGGGCGGCCTGTCCGGCGACGATCTGCACGACTGGCTGGCGGAAATACAGGCACGATTTGCACACGCCGAGCGTATCGAGGCGCATGCGCAGCGCCTGATTTCCCGCAATCACGGTTTGACCGACGGCGGAACGGTCATGAGCGACACGGTTCCGTACATGATGGACTTCCTGCCGCTGGTCCCGGCAGCGCGCGCCAATTTCGATCGTATCGGCGCGCTCGCGGGCGATATGAAGGTGGTCGTGGTTCGCCGGTCGGCCGATCTGTTCGTCGAAGGCTGGTGCGTTCATCCAGAGGTCGAAGTCGGGAACAGGACCGTCTCGTACCTGGTCATGGAATCGCTCAAGGGCAAGGGGCGCAACTACGCACCGATCTTCGGTCGCCAAGTCCGCGAAGACGTCGTGGTCGCGTTCAGCGGCTTGTCGGCGTCCTCGACCCGCTACAGCGGCTTCCGCGCCTACGTGGATATCACCCGGCTGGAACCGGGTGAGTACAGGATCGGCATAGTACAGGTCGCCGCGGAGTCGTTCTCGTTGAACTATGCCGATGGGGTGATCCGTGTCGTGTGA
- a CDS encoding ABC transporter permease, whose product MNLLFFHLRQSLRRPDHWLYGSWLDIVTKYRKTYLGLSWVFVPIAVYIWGIGGFISALQPGANTQDFLAHVAVGFVVFRFIMTVLSDATAVFSGFKPYIYDGSLRLTDLIFRMINRSFCYFLLALPVVAVAVFASQQFEWLGILGSMLGMAAVLVNLFFYSVLLSLLGARFPDLSEFMSSAMMASFLITPVVWYPDMAPAGTIQGAFMRANPFHHLLASVRAPLLGEPLEQLTIYYLVATTVLGLVAAPVAYQAFARRVPLWL is encoded by the coding sequence ATGAATCTGTTGTTTTTTCATTTGCGCCAGAGCTTACGCCGGCCCGACCACTGGCTGTACGGAAGTTGGCTGGACATCGTGACCAAGTACAGGAAGACCTACCTGGGGCTGTCATGGGTGTTTGTGCCGATCGCTGTTTACATCTGGGGCATCGGAGGATTCATCAGCGCGCTGCAGCCAGGCGCGAATACCCAGGACTTCCTTGCACACGTTGCGGTGGGGTTTGTGGTGTTTCGCTTCATCATGACCGTCCTGAGCGATGCGACGGCCGTTTTCAGCGGTTTCAAGCCGTACATATACGACGGCAGCCTGCGCCTGACGGACCTGATATTCAGGATGATCAACCGATCGTTCTGTTATTTCCTGTTGGCGCTGCCGGTGGTGGCGGTCGCCGTATTCGCGTCGCAGCAGTTCGAGTGGCTGGGCATCTTGGGCTCCATGCTCGGAATGGCCGCGGTGCTGGTCAACCTGTTCTTCTATTCGGTCTTGCTGTCGCTGCTTGGTGCGCGCTTTCCCGACCTAAGCGAGTTCATGAGCAGCGCGATGATGGCGTCATTTTTGATCACGCCGGTGGTGTGGTATCCGGACATGGCGCCGGCCGGGACGATCCAGGGCGCGTTCATGCGCGCCAATCCATTTCATCACCTGCTCGCGTCGGTGCGCGCGCCATTGCTTGGAGAACCCCTGGAGCAGTTGACGATCTATTACCTGGTTGCGACCACCGTGCTCGGACTCGTCGCCGCGCCGGTTGCCTACCAGGCGTTCGCACGCCGCGTTCCGCTGTGGCTTTGA
- the pip gene encoding prolyl aminopeptidase, translating into MRTLYPEIEPFDTGTIQVDDRHSLYYEQCGNPNGKPVVLLHGGPGAGCSAKMRRFHDPAKYRIVLFDQRGAGRSTPHADLVGNTTWDLVADIEKLRVRLGIERWQVFGGSWGATLSLAYAQTHPQRVTELVLRGIFMLRRWELEWFYQEGASRLFPDAWQHYLKAIPPVERHDLISAFHRRLTGDDEQTRLDAARAWSVWEGATSFLHVDQDFVSGHEDAKFALAFARIENHYFVNGGFFEVEDQLLRDAHKIADIPGVIVHGRYDVVCPLQNAWDLKQVWPKAELNITPASGHSAFEIENIDALVQATDRFA; encoded by the coding sequence ATGCGCACGCTCTATCCCGAGATCGAACCCTTCGACACCGGCACGATCCAGGTCGACGATCGTCACAGCCTGTATTACGAACAGTGCGGCAACCCGAACGGCAAGCCGGTGGTGCTGCTGCACGGCGGTCCCGGCGCGGGCTGCAGCGCGAAGATGCGGCGCTTCCACGATCCGGCCAAGTACCGCATCGTGTTGTTCGATCAGCGCGGCGCCGGCCGCTCCACGCCGCATGCGGATCTGGTCGGCAATACAACCTGGGATTTGGTCGCCGATATCGAAAAACTCCGCGTGCGGCTCGGCATCGAGCGCTGGCAGGTGTTCGGCGGCTCGTGGGGCGCGACGCTGTCGCTGGCGTATGCGCAGACTCATCCGCAACGCGTCACCGAACTGGTCCTGCGCGGCATCTTCATGCTGCGGCGCTGGGAACTGGAATGGTTCTACCAGGAAGGCGCCTCGCGCCTGTTCCCGGATGCGTGGCAGCATTACCTCAAGGCGATTCCGCCGGTCGAACGCCACGACCTGATCAGCGCCTTCCATCGCCGCCTGACCGGCGACGACGAGCAGACCCGGCTCGACGCCGCGCGCGCCTGGAGCGTGTGGGAAGGCGCGACCAGTTTCCTGCATGTCGACCAGGACTTCGTCAGCGGCCACGAAGACGCCAAGTTCGCGTTGGCCTTCGCCCGCATCGAGAACCACTACTTCGTCAACGGCGGCTTCTTCGAAGTCGAGGACCAGTTGCTGCGCGACGCGCACAAGATCGCCGACATCCCCGGGGTGATCGTGCATGGCCGTTACGACGTGGTCTGCCCGCTGCAGAACGCGTGGGACCTCAAGCAGGTCTGGCCGAAGGCGGAGCTCAACATCACCCCGGCCTCGGGCCATTCGGCGTTCGAAATCGAAAACATCGACGCGCTGGTGCAGGCGACCGACCGCTTCGCCTGA
- a CDS encoding glycosyltransferase family 2 protein, whose product MPAYKHESFVVPALQSVFDQDYPNVELIVVDDASPDNTASAIGLWAGRSAVAARFRGMSFVSNGSNSGAHASINRGCAMAAGRYIAVLNSDDLFHPSRLSRLVDRLISREGGLAFSRVVPIDDDGRLMSPVALPRELTGVFHLADQVYANSIDPAQDLLRANFAISTGNFVFHRDLYDAVGPFCDLKYCHDWDFILRASLLADPIYVPEDLYFYRIHSSNSFSQLAGVASLETRVVRGRYQAAALAARHRAGRA is encoded by the coding sequence GTGCCGGCCTACAAGCACGAGTCTTTCGTCGTGCCGGCATTGCAGTCGGTGTTCGACCAGGACTATCCGAACGTCGAGTTGATCGTCGTCGACGACGCATCGCCGGACAACACGGCCAGCGCGATTGGACTGTGGGCGGGGCGTTCGGCGGTCGCCGCGCGCTTTCGTGGCATGAGTTTCGTATCCAATGGTTCCAATTCCGGCGCCCATGCCAGCATCAACCGCGGGTGCGCCATGGCCGCGGGCCGGTACATCGCCGTGCTCAATTCGGACGACCTGTTTCATCCTTCGCGCCTGAGCAGGCTGGTGGATCGCCTGATCAGTCGTGAAGGTGGATTAGCGTTTTCCCGCGTGGTACCGATCGACGATGATGGCCGGTTGATGTCGCCCGTCGCCCTGCCTCGTGAACTGACGGGAGTTTTCCACCTCGCCGACCAGGTATATGCGAACAGCATCGACCCGGCGCAGGACCTGCTCAGGGCAAATTTCGCCATATCCACCGGAAACTTCGTTTTCCATCGCGATCTTTACGATGCGGTCGGGCCGTTTTGCGACCTGAAGTATTGCCACGACTGGGACTTCATCCTGCGTGCTTCGTTGCTTGCCGATCCAATCTACGTTCCGGAGGACCTGTACTTCTATCGCATTCATTCCAGCAACTCCTTCTCGCAGCTCGCGGGGGTGGCATCGCTGGAAACCAGGGTGGTGCGTGGACGCTATCAAGCCGCGGCCCTCGCAGCGCGGCATCGCGCCGGAAGGGCATGA
- a CDS encoding class I SAM-dependent methyltransferase, with the protein MGQAIRADRLELMVVATDVNFDEAAYLRANPDIARAVESGVCASGWEHFIAFGRDERRCVRLEVPKGWRAEKLDRLRPSLRANLACGDRADRLDFIDQGVRDEFGLVATNNVSSHAYDHEALALIDRHADGLVLDCGAGLRNVYFRNVVNCEIVDYDSTDVLAAAERLPFADATFDAVMSMNVLEHVKDPFRAASELVRVLKPGGELMCVAPFLQPLHGYPHHYFNMTRQGLASLFESLGECRVEIYGAMRPIWALHWFMSSYRAGLPAELRETFEAMTVAQLLASPQSLETLPVVIDLSAQASTELASAHALFGRKPGVSP; encoded by the coding sequence ATGGGTCAGGCGATCCGCGCGGATCGCCTGGAGCTCATGGTCGTCGCCACGGACGTGAATTTCGACGAGGCCGCGTACCTGCGGGCCAACCCGGATATCGCCCGCGCGGTCGAGTCGGGTGTATGCGCTTCGGGTTGGGAGCACTTCATCGCGTTCGGCCGCGACGAACGACGCTGCGTGCGTCTTGAGGTTCCCAAGGGCTGGCGAGCGGAAAAACTGGATCGCTTGCGTCCTTCGCTTCGCGCGAATCTGGCCTGTGGCGACAGGGCGGATCGTCTCGACTTCATCGATCAAGGGGTACGCGATGAGTTCGGCCTTGTCGCAACCAACAATGTGAGTTCGCATGCGTACGACCATGAAGCCTTAGCGCTGATCGATCGCCATGCGGACGGCCTGGTACTGGACTGCGGCGCCGGCTTGCGCAACGTGTATTTCCGCAATGTCGTGAACTGCGAAATCGTGGACTACGACAGCACCGACGTGCTCGCCGCCGCCGAGCGGCTGCCGTTCGCGGACGCGACCTTCGATGCGGTGATGAGCATGAACGTGCTCGAACACGTCAAGGACCCGTTCCGCGCGGCCAGCGAGCTTGTGCGCGTGCTTAAGCCGGGCGGTGAATTAATGTGCGTGGCGCCGTTCCTGCAGCCCTTGCACGGCTATCCGCATCACTACTTCAATATGACCCGGCAGGGACTGGCGAGCCTGTTCGAGTCACTGGGTGAGTGCCGGGTCGAAATCTACGGCGCGATGCGGCCGATATGGGCGCTGCACTGGTTCATGTCGAGCTATCGTGCCGGCCTGCCTGCCGAACTGCGCGAAACATTCGAGGCGATGACGGTCGCGCAACTGCTGGCATCGCCGCAGTCGCTCGAAACGCTTCCTGTTGTGATCGATCTGAGTGCGCAGGCGTCGACCGAACTGGCCAGCGCGCATGCGCTGTTCGGCCGCAAGCCGGGGGTGTCGCCTTGA
- the prmC gene encoding peptide chain release factor N(5)-glutamine methyltransferase, giving the protein MTRIDALLREARQRMDEADAELLVCHALGKSRSWLFAHADEVLDDTQAQEVRELIARRADGEPVAYLTGSRGFWRFDLRVTPATLIPRPETERLVELALQRLPESGALTLADLGTGSGAIALALAMERPSARVIAVDVSAQALEVARGNAAALGLGRVEFRQGDWFAPLAGEHFDLIASNPPYIESDDPHLRQGDLRYEPANALASGEDGLDAIRTIAREAPSHLRPGGWLLIEHGWMQGEVVRALLQSAGLIEVATEQDWEGRDRVSLARRAPG; this is encoded by the coding sequence ATGACCCGCATCGATGCCCTGCTGCGCGAGGCGCGCCAACGGATGGACGAGGCCGATGCCGAATTGCTGGTCTGCCATGCGCTCGGCAAGTCGCGCAGCTGGTTGTTCGCGCATGCCGACGAAGTGTTGGACGACACACAGGCGCAAGAGGTGCGCGAGCTGATCGCCCGCCGCGCCGACGGCGAACCGGTGGCCTACCTGACCGGCTCGCGCGGGTTCTGGCGCTTCGATCTGCGGGTCACGCCGGCGACCTTGATTCCGCGCCCGGAAACCGAGCGGCTGGTCGAACTGGCCTTGCAGCGGTTGCCCGAATCCGGCGCGCTCACGCTCGCCGACCTGGGCACCGGCAGCGGCGCGATCGCGCTGGCATTGGCGATGGAGCGGCCATCGGCGCGGGTGATCGCGGTCGACGTCAGCGCGCAGGCGCTGGAGGTCGCGCGCGGCAATGCCGCGGCGTTGGGGCTGGGTCGCGTGGAATTCCGTCAAGGCGACTGGTTCGCGCCGCTGGCCGGCGAGCATTTCGACCTGATCGCCAGCAATCCTCCGTACATCGAATCCGACGATCCGCATCTGCGCCAGGGCGATCTGCGTTATGAGCCGGCCAACGCGCTGGCATCGGGCGAAGACGGCCTGGATGCGATCCGCACTATCGCCCGCGAAGCGCCTTCGCATCTGCGGCCTGGCGGTTGGCTGTTGATCGAGCATGGATGGATGCAGGGCGAGGTGGTGCGCGCGTTGTTGCAATCGGCGGGGCTGATCGAGGTGGCGACCGAGCAGGATTGGGAAGGCCGCGACCGGGTCAGCCTGGCGCGACGCGCTCCGGGCTGA
- a CDS encoding glycosyltransferase family 2 protein, whose translation MLRGIQRITRRLLWEDALIAFALFLSRALRGKVGAGGELLAQRYRRTLRQRAHSYQQWLARFGGHLSERPGAASPDPGGDGPLISIVLPVRDTPLPWLRRCIDSVLAQTYPNWQLCIADDASSSGAVKRLLRGYASRETRIAVHFRENHGHICEASNNAIDLARGEFLGFLDHDDELHRDALSEMARAIGEHPEVRLLYSDEDKIDESGDRYEPHFKPAWNPDLLCGQNYVCHFTVIQAELVRELGGLRPGYEGAQDHDLILRCVERIRPDQIVHVPKVLYHWRSSGESTAQSGGSKPYALDAGRRAIEDHLGRTGVDASVEVTQHGYYRTVRKLGAEPPQVSVLVPTRDRADLLKKCIASLLERTSYRSYEILVIDNGSTDPSALAYLNQLRTRERVRVIEYPGTFNFSAIINHGARQAAGSVLCLLNNDTEIIAARWLDELVSHATRTEVGAVGGMLYYPGDTIQHAGVILGVGGVAGHAHVHLRRGSNGYLGRAGVVQNMSAVTGACLAIRREVFDEVGGMDEGLAIAFNDIDLCLRIHERGYRNVWTPFAELYHHESASRGHENTPEKRARFRAETDIMRQRWGDLLLNDPAYNPNLSLNSLHFELAFPPRNPASRVAQKPSTLTAMPVVQ comes from the coding sequence ATGCTGCGCGGCATCCAGCGCATCACCCGGCGACTGCTGTGGGAAGACGCGCTGATCGCGTTCGCGCTGTTCCTCAGCCGGGCCTTGCGCGGCAAGGTCGGCGCCGGCGGCGAACTGCTCGCGCAACGCTATCGCCGCACGCTGCGCCAGCGCGCGCATTCGTATCAACAGTGGCTGGCCCGGTTCGGCGGCCATCTGTCCGAACGCCCGGGCGCGGCATCGCCCGACCCGGGCGGCGACGGCCCGCTGATCTCGATCGTGCTGCCGGTGCGCGACACGCCGCTGCCGTGGCTCAGGCGCTGCATCGACAGCGTTCTCGCCCAGACCTATCCGAACTGGCAACTGTGCATCGCCGACGACGCGTCCTCCTCGGGCGCGGTCAAGCGCCTGTTGCGCGGCTACGCCAGCCGCGAAACGCGCATCGCCGTGCATTTCCGCGAGAACCACGGGCATATCTGCGAGGCGAGCAACAACGCGATCGATCTGGCGCGCGGGGAATTTCTTGGGTTTCTCGATCATGACGACGAACTGCATCGCGACGCGCTGAGCGAAATGGCGCGGGCGATCGGCGAGCACCCCGAGGTGCGCTTGCTGTATTCCGATGAGGACAAGATCGATGAATCGGGTGATCGCTACGAGCCGCACTTCAAGCCGGCCTGGAATCCGGATCTGCTGTGTGGACAGAACTATGTCTGTCACTTCACAGTCATCCAGGCCGAACTGGTGCGTGAGCTGGGTGGATTGCGTCCCGGCTACGAAGGCGCGCAGGACCATGATCTGATTCTGCGTTGCGTCGAACGCATTCGGCCTGATCAGATCGTGCATGTACCCAAGGTGCTCTATCACTGGCGATCGAGCGGCGAATCCACGGCGCAAAGCGGTGGCAGCAAGCCCTACGCACTGGATGCGGGCCGACGCGCGATCGAGGATCACCTGGGCCGCACCGGCGTGGATGCGAGCGTTGAGGTGACGCAGCATGGCTATTACCGCACGGTGCGAAAACTCGGCGCGGAACCGCCCCAGGTATCCGTATTGGTGCCGACCCGGGATCGCGCCGACCTGTTGAAGAAGTGTATCGCCAGCTTGCTCGAGCGGACCTCCTATCGTTCGTACGAAATACTGGTGATCGACAACGGCTCAACCGACCCGTCCGCGTTGGCCTATCTCAACCAGCTCCGAACGCGCGAGCGTGTCCGCGTTATCGAGTATCCGGGCACTTTCAATTTTTCCGCGATCATCAATCATGGCGCGCGCCAGGCAGCGGGCAGCGTGCTGTGCCTGCTCAATAACGACACCGAAATAATCGCCGCCCGATGGCTGGACGAATTGGTGTCGCATGCTACGCGCACCGAAGTCGGCGCCGTAGGCGGCATGCTGTACTACCCCGGAGACACCATCCAACACGCGGGGGTGATCCTAGGCGTCGGCGGCGTTGCCGGCCATGCCCACGTCCACCTGCGTCGCGGTAGCAACGGTTACCTCGGGCGCGCGGGTGTCGTGCAAAACATGAGCGCCGTCACCGGCGCCTGCTTGGCGATACGGCGCGAGGTGTTCGACGAGGTCGGCGGCATGGATGAAGGCTTGGCCATCGCCTTCAACGACATCGACCTGTGCCTGCGTATCCACGAGCGTGGCTATCGCAACGTATGGACGCCGTTCGCAGAGCTGTACCACCACGAATCGGCGAGTCGCGGGCACGAGAACACGCCGGAAAAACGCGCGAGGTTTCGTGCTGAGACCGACATCATGCGCCAGCGCTGGGGCGACCTGCTCCTCAACGATCCTGCCTACAACCCGAACCTGTCGCTCAATAGCCTGCATTTCGAGCTGGCGTTTCCGCCGCGCAACCCGGCGAGCCGAGTTGCGCAAAAGCCTTCAACTCTCACTGCGATGCCGGTAGTTCAATGA
- a CDS encoding ABC transporter ATP-binding protein translates to MSAYLRVHSVNLELPLDLQRLRSGVGNSGFRASLARASRLYRGVLKNVSFAAQPGDRIALMGLNGAGKTTLLRVLNGAFPPTQGHVESCGDMQSLLNATLGFSEYATVAENVILRGTAMGLRRRQLEFSLPDILDFSALTEYANQSLHTLSSGQRMRLGFAISTAIQPDILLMDEWIATGDAAFLKRAQARMVTRFEGSHIVVLASHNTSMLNDMCNKGLVLHKGAMHFFGGIDEAIQQYRELVSRADVQVRKALADYDPMLFGGSTGLVERIRTHASGLELEGWAMGAGGEEVEALCVEIDGREHQIRDFERIDRVDVRLHLGRAKGRFGFRLTVSGAGGQGVDWSPTQLYVSALGRADRPALPLGLAAAALIERT, encoded by the coding sequence GTGAGTGCTTATCTGCGTGTGCATTCGGTAAATCTGGAACTTCCGCTGGATCTTCAGCGGCTGCGGTCGGGTGTGGGCAACAGCGGCTTCCGTGCTTCGCTCGCTCGCGCTTCACGCCTGTATCGCGGAGTGTTGAAAAACGTGAGTTTCGCCGCGCAGCCCGGCGACCGAATCGCTTTGATGGGGCTAAATGGGGCCGGCAAGACCACCCTATTGCGCGTATTGAACGGCGCGTTCCCGCCCACCCAAGGCCATGTCGAGTCCTGCGGTGATATGCAGTCCTTGCTCAACGCCACTCTCGGATTTTCCGAGTACGCGACCGTGGCGGAGAACGTGATCCTGCGCGGCACGGCGATGGGCCTGCGCCGCAGGCAGCTGGAATTTTCGCTGCCCGACATCCTGGACTTCTCGGCCCTGACCGAATACGCCAATCAAAGCCTGCACACGCTGTCGTCTGGCCAGCGCATGCGTCTGGGTTTCGCGATTTCCACCGCGATCCAGCCCGACATCCTGTTGATGGACGAGTGGATCGCCACCGGCGATGCGGCCTTTCTCAAGCGCGCGCAGGCACGGATGGTGACGCGTTTTGAAGGCAGCCACATCGTTGTCCTGGCCAGCCACAACACCTCGATGCTCAATGATATGTGCAACAAGGGGTTGGTGCTGCACAAGGGAGCAATGCATTTCTTCGGCGGCATCGACGAAGCGATCCAGCAGTATCGCGAGCTGGTTTCGCGAGCCGACGTGCAGGTCCGAAAAGCCCTGGCCGACTACGATCCAATGTTGTTCGGCGGCTCGACCGGCCTTGTTGAGCGCATACGCACGCACGCCAGCGGCCTGGAACTGGAAGGGTGGGCGATGGGGGCTGGCGGCGAGGAAGTCGAGGCGTTATGCGTCGAAATCGATGGGCGCGAGCACCAGATCCGAGATTTCGAACGCATCGATCGCGTCGATGTCAGGTTGCACCTCGGGCGGGCCAAGGGACGATTCGGGTTCCGCCTAACGGTGAGCGGGGCGGGCGGCCAGGGCGTGGACTGGTCGCCGACCCAGCTGTATGTGAGCGCCCTCGGGCGTGCCGATCGGCCGGCTCTGCCGCTCGGATTGGCCGCCGCCGCACTGATAGAGCGCACTTGA